From the genome of Nicotiana sylvestris chromosome 1, ASM39365v2, whole genome shotgun sequence:
GACCGAGAGAATGCTGTTCCCCATGAGATCCACAGCCAAAGAGATGAACCAAGGAAACCACGATCGTGTTCCATATTTCCTTACCAGGAAGACATAAATAAGAGGCCTTAGGATGAACATAATCTCCCCGGTCACAAATAACCCTCCACGAGTACCTTTCTCAGATAAGAAGGTTGACAGACTGGGCTTTGTGATCACCTTAGCTGTAATAACATAAGGAAAGTTAACACATTAGAAAATAACTGTTTCACCAACAGAAGCAAAAGATTTTAGTTCAGCTGAAACAAATAATTACTTGGAGGTTCCAGAATTGCTTGATGCTGTTGAACCCTGCGCAACCAAGTAGGCTCAGAAACCGTCCTAGCATTCTGACCGAAGTTACTTAAGGCGGACATTGCCCTACCTTCAAGATTCCATGAGTTCCAACCCTGAAGGTGATTGGCACCCGGTCCTTGATTCCGGATGGGCTTCGTTAAATGCCCCATGCTTTCTTGTGGACTCGAATCACCTGAATCTTCTAAGTTTTCAGTCTCCCCACCTTGCAAAAGCATTTTATATCCTGTATTTCTGAAAGCAGCCAGCCTAACACACACCCTGGCATCCATTGGAAGAGAAGTTGCAGTACAAATGTTTAATCATAAATTACCACTTGTAGGTGTTTGGATAATATTTGAGTTGAAGTTGAAATAAAGAGTATTTGAGGCTGAAGCTGGTAACTAAGTAGCGTGAAAGTTAAATATGTAACTTACTTGGCAGCCTCTGTAAGAACAATTAAATTCCATTTTTTGTCTTCACCATAGAGCTGCTCAGCTACTACTTCAATCAATGTTTCCAAGTCCCTCAGCAAAGTAAGGCATAATGACAAAGGGAGAAAAGAAGTCTCTGCAGAACTTGTACGCGCAGGGGTTGGAGCTGTCTCTATAATATGCTCATTTACGGTGGTAACCATTCCAAGGATCGAGGAGACTGCCAAAAAATAGGGCGCAATGAATAAACATAACCATGCGGAGTAGGAAAACCAACATAGCTAAACCACTACATCAATAAGTTACTTATTTACATTAAAATGGCGCCTACAAAAAAAAGGTTACAATGGGAACTAAAACATTATATGAAGCGACAAGATACTTAATATTCTTTGATTGGTTAAACTtgcaaaattttcacaaaatgaCATCAGAAAGATTAACTGCCAGTATTTTTGTGCCTTGCTTCCTAAGAAGAGACGCATGGTGGAAGCTAATTAGAAATAGAAAAGGTATTATTCTGAGTTTTATAAGCAGCAAGAAGAGGCCCAATGTTACCAAAATTTCAAATAAACCTGCTTCTGGCCCAATTTCTGATGCAGCAAACCGCTCTGGAAGAAGCCATGTCATTCCCTGGTCGTACATTAGAAACCAGATTATCACCATCTACTAGATTTCATGCACTTGACAATCAAACGGTGCTAATGACAATAATGTAAGATCTTTTTTTTGATCAGTAGAAGTGAGTGACAACAATGAAACTTACATATACTACTGCAGgatccaaaaagaaaaaatgaaaatattttagaAAGGGAGGCCCGCCAAATTTTGGCCATCTCCTTCGTTCTTCAATATTTTAAATCTACCGTAACTAATCAAGATCTAAGCTATGGTACAAAGTTCCATTACACCCAAAAACTTTAGAAAAGACAATAGTCTTTACAATCTTGGCTTACTCAATCACAAACATAGGGGCAGCACAAATATGTGCTTTCGTTTTTTTAATGGATGGGTCAGCCGAGGGAAGGGGGGAGGACAGGTAGGATAAAGCAAAAGAAGAACCTATATAAGCAGTTAAATCAAAATTAACTTCAACACAGAAAAATTGCATAAAATTTCTTCAACAAACCCCCTAGTAATAGGCCTCACATGTTGGCAAGGTAACATATCCTTAACAGTTTGCTAGCAATACATGGTTAGAACCAGCTTCATTCCTCGAGCTGAATTAGAAAAGCTTCTAAGATAAGTCTGAGCGGAGATTTAAAACCAACACTTGGCGAAACAACACATTCTTATTCTGGataaattttaaaagaaatatgtaAACCCCAAAAGAAAAATTAAGGGAACAAACCTCCAACATAATACTCATAATAGATATATTGGCTTATTAAGAATATTCAACTATGCCTCAATCCCCAACTTGTAGGGGACTTGGAGCCGGCTCTATGTCCCTTCCATTCTATTCGGCCCCTCTCATTCCAATAATAAATAATCATTCATCATAAATTAGCTGTTTTTACACAGAGCAACCCACATCCCTAATCCAGATATAAACCAGCTATCTAGGATTCATACACCATAATCAGTTCCATTCTCGAAACTATCATCCCAAACTGAAGCAGAATCAAGAATAGTTCTCACACACAATTGCCAATAACAAAACAGCATCAACATGCAAGCTAGCAGAAGCCAAAAATATAACACAATTAATCAGGACAAAAACCAAGAGGTAAAAAGACACCTGTGctaacaacaatagaaattaaaaaataaaaccaataaaTGTTAAGAGTTTAAGAGGAGGGGCTTACACTGGCTAGAGAACTCAATTGGCGAACATAATCACGATTCCTTCTAACCCATCTCTTGTAAGCCTCCATAGAAGCAAAAAGTTTGAATCTTTACTCCAAAAACAGTGTCTTTTATAGTAGCTCTTTTAGCAGCACTCAATTGGCAGAAAAAAGACCTACACCTGGAAATTTTTGAAGGTTTCAGATCAAACCCATATGGATAAAAAGCTGACGGAATTGCCCCTTCTTCTGAAATTCAGTATGCTTACGAAGGAGCCTGCACAGAAAACCGTCTCGAACGGATGAACAAGAGCTGGgcagaagagagagagagagttgcgAGGAGGGGTGTCGTTTTGGTGAGTTATGATTTTTACGTACCTATATCATATATCAAATTTTATTACCCTCGATGtttaaggtttgtgtttattACATTTAAGCATACTAAATTATcatttctataccataattcaaattagggATATAATTAAGGGTTCATTTATATTAGGCATAATAATAGGACTTTATCTTCccactttctctttcctttcatctcaactgttcacaacacacacacaacTCACGATGCTCTTATGCTTCCTCTCGTTTATCATCCCCAACTGCCCACCACCGTCGAAGAATATCATATTTTAAGATTCACAAGAAAATTTTAAATTCTTTGATCGAACCGCTTGAATTCCCACTGGAAATAATAATGGCAGAGAGTTCGAAATTCTTTGACCTCTTTTTTTTGGGGGGGCAGTGGTTGAAGGTTACTGGTTAACACAgtcgattgaaactcgaagaagaagatgaagaagacatatttccagaatttgtagatattttgtagtcaaattagaaaaattgtagataaattgtagactgttttttgcagaagattttgtagaagctttagtcgttttggatttatgaaaacagaaaataatgcatctacaatcagaatacaaataatctacaatttatctacaagatatctacaaaatagatacattgaattttaatatccaaaatctcatttcaattatagcataattggcattttcgacataattgtagaagatttgtagaagttttagtcttcccaatctataattcatctacaatttatctacaatatatctacaattctacaatttaactacaatttatctacaatttctggaaatacgtcttcttcttcttcgagtttcaatctaaaattcagtcaaaaccaagtctaatcttcaccaaaacccctcaaaattgagatataaactcctaaacatattccgaattatttacaacaacacccaatccaaacaaataatgatttttgaaaacccaaatttgaattcaaagctttcaagctttttaatggctatcaatggcggaaaatatatggaagaacagatgaagatgaagatgaagatgaagaacacAAATCTCCTTTCCGTTTGATTACTGGAGCTTCAGTAGCTTGCGTTTTTTGAGAATTGTAATTGAGTGAGAGAAGAGAGATCTCTTTCCGTTGAGGAAGGAGAGAATACGCAGCAATTCGAATTTAATGTTGACAGAATCACACGCAGATCTGGTGCCTTCATTTTAGCGCGTTTTTTATGGCAAAATCTacctatttttggattggtatataatttgtagtaaaagtATGGACTACACAggtaaataacaaattatgaacatttttggtaataaggtttgatatatggtatagataggtaaaaatcccttttctttttcctctttgttttttttttcttcttgttaatGCATCGCCTGCATAAGCCAAGCCTAATTAATCTTAAGAAAATTAATAGTAGTAATTATCAATAGAGTGATATATTCTGACATTTTCTTCTTTCATGAATTCGTAGTGTGAATTTTAagatatttatttataattttattttatacaaaTAACCAATTATGTTTCAATCCAAAACAAGACGGATCATGTTCCACTAGTTAAATACTTGAATTCATTAGTCCAATATTAAAAACTTAATTTTTTCTTCTTGAAATCAAAAATTAGAAGAATATATGTGATGCGCAGAATATAATTAATTTATACAACTTTAATCACTTAAAGGGTTGATTACAAAAATCAATAAAGAAATTTAACCTTAAAACTTGCGAATGTCATTGTATATAGATTGTTTGCGCATAAAccgttgttttttttaattacagTTTATTACTGCTATTTAAATTATCAAAAACttatttttatattttgcttAATACCCTCTCGTTTCCAAATTTAATATCATCTTTTGCATTTTGAGGTTGGAATGTCATATTTAAACATAAAAGTTACATTTAATAGaatttattatttaaattttaattctGAAGACTATATCTAAATTATAATATCTCATTCTTCCAACTTTATATAAGCTGTATTATTAATATCCTTTATTTaatatctcttttttttcctttttctaaaTCTACTTTCCATTTCAATTTCTAGTTTGATTAGTTGGACAGTAAAGCTAATGCCAATATCTTTCAGTTTCCAATGACCTTTTGACGTTTGATTTAAACCAATAATAGAAATACACCTCAATGCCTCCTCCTCAATCATTAACATTAACATTAACTCTTACCTCTTTATGCCAATGCAATCTTATAACTACAGGTTCCCTTATATCCCGTAAAAGAAATCTTATGTTTTGGAATTTGGATGTGCCAACAAAGAAGGTTTACTTATTCTAATAACGCTAAATAAGGTGCATTAGTAATGCAGGGGTTAAAAATACAGGGATTAATAATGCAACCATTAGTTATATAGAGATTATTTCTTATgcattgtttggtgtggtgtattaaaaattaaaatgcattgcataatttttaagaaatttaattgtttacaaaaatgccctccatattctttaacttaagggactttaaggataattttgtctttaaccatgctaatgcatgcattaatagcctttgtATAGCTaatgccatggttttctatgcattagctaTACATAGGATGTTAGAAATAAAATAATcaaattggctttgaggcgtgaaaatcgactgtccttaaagagttatcgcttgtatactaatttagggaaaatacaaaacgattctcttcaggatacaataaagcctgcagtaacacttgtgattttctatatacaattcgttggaattcttgtgtatttataggcaaccaatagaccctttcagaaagatgtcttgtttcacaaacagacacgactatttattcgaattttgaatttaaagttcaaataaataattaactctaggatctcgtgcctgttgagttaatctcgtgcctgttgagacaatctcgtgcctgttgagtcagtctcgtacctgttgagacaatctcgtgcctgttgagacaatctcgtgcatgttgagacaatctcgtgcctgttatgtgctatttcatagtgatcagttccgaggctaacaggcacggtacgagtaaggtcggtcccgggagtgtttcacatgacaggcacagaacttctttcttccgatgtgggaagaatccaacttccaacttgccaataacaaactatcttacaatcccccactagtttgttatttcacttcataacacttgtgaataattgaaagtatcttttacagatttgaactttcctttagtgTAAGTATATTAAAGTTTTGACGAAGTTAATGGTATCTTAAGATTTGAACCACAAATCCTTGTGCCAAAACCGAAAATACCACACACACAGCGTTATCTAGTAGCTTAGAAAATCCAGTATTCGCTTTAGCACGTTTACGGCCATGTGCTCAtcctgaattcatgaatatttacaagatcaaccctttaaatcttgctagaagcggcaccacttcaatattcatataggtggaattagttactatgtccctgttactccagacattaataattccattaagattaatcaacctcttcatgtaacagtatgcactttggagtttgtctttatgcccctgttataacaagcatttaacaactccttaactcctcatataacagtaagtagtacaatagaattagggctcctaaagaggagatcagtgcttaaacaatacaagtaacttgttattacccattgaacttatattgttagagtgtatactaactcaaagtggggttcccattccttgtatttaatttaagggtctcagccccatccctccacaagtttgttgtactacatctctacctaatggcttcgtaagtggatcagccaaattcttatttgatctcacatatattatagctatagctccatttgtaattaattctcttatataagcatgtctcaagcttatatgtctcgatttcccattatatattttattgtgagcaacacacattgtagtctcactatcacagaatatggaaatggctggcataggttgtggccacaactttatatcaagtaacatattcctcagccattctgcttcttttccagcagctgctaatgcaataaattcagattccatagtagaatgggaaatacatgtttgtttcttggatgcccaactaatggctccaccgcctagagtaaatatccatcctgatgtggatttattatcattaacacttgtaatccaacttgcatcagaatatccctctaatacattaggaaaaccattatagcaaatgcctaagtgctttgtatattttaaatatccaagtactctacttattgctttccaatgatcattacctggattactggtaaaccttgaaagtttacaaacagcaaatgcaatgtcgggtctagtgcaatgcattgcatacatcatactacctatcgcacttgcatactccaactgtgctactgctcttccagtatttgcagttagcttaacactagaatcataaggagtattatacccctttattcctaaatgactgaatttagtaaggattttatctatataatgtgcttgtgacaaagtcacttgcttgttatctcttttgaccttgattcccaaaatagtatcaacttcatttaaatccttcattttaaaaactgaggttagatacttcttggtctcggtaattccttgtagattcgtaccaaaaatcagcatgtcatcgacatataaacaaattattactccatattcttttgtaaatttagagtaaatgcacttgtctgcattattatgtacgaatccggttgatagtattacactatcaaatctttcatgccactgtttaggcgcttgtttaagaccataaagagactttatcaatttacaaactttcttctcgtttcccggaagaacaaatccttcaggttgttgcacatatatttcttcactaaggttcccatttaaaaaggttgttttaacatccatttgatgtacgtaAAGATCATAGATAGAGGCAAAGGATAAAAGGACTGTAATGGATGTTATTCTTGCAACAGGagcatatgtatcaaaatagtctatgccttccttttgagtgaaaccttttgcaactaatcttgctttgaaggtttggacagaaccatctgtattgtactttctcctaaagacccacttacaacctataggttttgatccaagaggaagatcaaccaaaacccaagtgttgttggatataattgagtccatttcatcattaatggcctctttccaaaaggcagcgtctctagaagacattgcttcttgaaacgtctttgggtcttcttcaacatttaatacaataggaatttgattacaaatatttgtcctatctccttcaacAAGAAATACAATAAATtatgaagaaataaaatcagaaccaagatgtttttcttttcttattctttgacttttccttggttctatttgcatatcatcacttctttccttagttttaataatttcagaaagcgacaatttattagcatcgatacgttttccatttatttcagtcatttcatcaacattgtcatttataaatctattttcaataaattcaacatgtatagattctataatgacattagattctagatctagcagtctataagctttggagtgttgtgcatatcctacaaaaacacttttaattcctctaggacccaattttgtcctttgatggtcaggtactctataataagatatacacccccacactttaaaataatttaaatttggttttctaccattccaaagctcataaggcgaaatatgcatactttttgaaggcactctatttaaaatataacatgcagttagtagtgctttaccccataaattatgtggcaaatgtgcattaagtaacataacattaaccatatccaccaaagttctatttttcctttccgctaacccattttgttgaggagtataaggggcactcatttgatgtattaggccatgctcttcacagaacttattaaattcattaggaaaatattctccgcttctatcacttcgaataattttaattttcctactcctttgattttccacaacagacttgtattctttaaacttttgaaaagtttcgtccttagttctaagtaggtaaacatatgtaaatctagagaagtcgtctataaaagtaataaaatatcttttgcctcctctagttaattctccatttaattcacacaagtctgaatgtattaaatctaatagttctgtggatctttcaactttacgaaatggtttctttgtcatctttgcttgtatgcaaatttcacattttatatgttgagttttacatgagatataaccatttttggacatataattcaaggagccaaaatttaaatgtcctagtctagcatgccataaacaagaatcagactcaacgatgtaagcagaaacataatttatttcattaatactcaatttgaacatgccgttacagttatagccttttccaacaaaaacaccattcttagacactattacatgatcagactcaataactatcttgaagcctttctttgacagcaaagcagcggacattaagtttttcttcatatcaggaacatgatacacattcagtaacgtcaacttctggccagatgtgaagttaatctcaatacttccttttccagcaacatctgccgcaacatggtttcccatcaagacttgttcagaatcctgcacttctgcatatgtcttgaacatcttcttgtcataacagacatgaatagtagcacccgaatctagccaccagtCTTGAGTATTTGTAGCAGCGGTAGCCACATTCAACTCTGTGACCATACCAATTTGCATTGCGGAAACCATGGCAACCAGTCCTTGGGCAGAATTTTCCACTAAGTTTGTCTTTTCagaatttccagattttttaATCTTTCCAGACTTTTCGGTATTGCCtgcattgaaatttattcctgcctttctatatctgcagtcccgaatcatatggcctttctttccacaatgatgacaactaaagttctttctctttttaaaagaagactttttggaaactttcagatgtttgttcccacttcctgaatcattctgactgacaaaattgactgcggaactcgaaggctgacacgagcacgagtctcactttcaatttgaatgtgagtacgaaattgttccacagtcattttatccatagaatgtaggattttctttctatagtcattccaagaggaaggcaatttcgaaagaatagcacctatttgaagtgcatcaggaattttaacttcaagatcacttagttttgatactaagatttgcagttcatgaatctgatccattataggcctagtatcaaatattttaaattcaaagtactgcagagccaggaatttgtcaatacctcgtttttcattctggtatgcagtttgtagagcagtccaaatctctcttggcgacttcagattgcagtaaagatcatagagtcgatctgtcaaagtattcagaatatggccgcgacacaacagttcatcatgttctcgtttcttcctttcttccttgactACGTCAGAATCTTCTACTGTGGGCTCAGGCATCAGAGGCAaggcagaatcaagaacatagtagatattgagagcggacaacaagaatatcatcttgtctctccaacgggtaaagttcgttccatcaaagcgatcaagtttgatgaactccttcggattctcaacaacagacatcaatttctccatagcagaataactctttaagattgttagaaataaaataatcaaattggctgtgaggcgtgaaaatcgactgtccttaaagagttatcgcctgtatactaatttagggaaaatacaaaacgattctcttcaggatacaacaaagcctgcagtaacacttgtgattttctatatccacttcgttggaattcttgtgtatttataggcaaccaacagaccctttcagaaagatgtcttgtttcacaaacagacacgactatttattcgaattttgaatttaaagttcaaataaataattaactctaggatctcgtgcctgttgagttaatctcgtgcctgttgagtcagtctcgtgcctgttgagacaatctcgtgcctgttatgtgctatttcataatgatcagttctGAGGCTAACATgcacggtacgagtaaggtcgGTCCCGGGAGTATTTCACATGACAGGCACggaacttctttcttccgatgtgggaagaatccaacttccaacttgccaataacaaactatcttacataggataataccaaataaagtgtataactaatgcttgtattagttatacatatgttgaaaaagtgtaccaaacaaagcattactaatacacaaagctaatgcatgcattattttccCTAACACACTTTACCAAACGACCTCTAGAGTACGCGCTTTGCTTGTGTACCCCATCATgataatatattttaaaataattagataaatattatattaaaattatgtttgagttataaaataaaagtttaCATATTCTAATAAGGAAAGAATTTATATAACATATTTAACATTCAaaaattatatacaattcaaataagtaaggattaaatatacaaaatataattaataaaaaaacttCGAAATATTAGGGAAActtaaatgataattttgggcAAACGATGAAAATGAGTATATAATTACTGATTAACGTGCAATTTATAGTTTTAATTATTGTTCTAATAAAGTTTAAAATTAaatgatgatgattttagacttccGTTTTTGGTGCCTCTGATTGAGTTATTAAAGTTATCCGATTCTtctttattttgaaattatttaataGAATATATTTGATATACATAAATTAAATGATGAGGATGTAATAATAATATCTTTATCTCCTCTAAAGTTAGATATTATATCATTTGAATTACTTGATGTGCATTTGTTTAGTGATATTTTATTAATTAAGTATTTCTGAATTTTGATGTAGAATTAAAGAGTATAATAATATCGGGTAACGGGAATTTATTAGAATATGTATTTATTCTTAGTACATAAATGATATAAAATGAGTGCTTGTTTTTAACGTTGAAAGGTCATTCAACTTTACGTAACTAAATAACTGTTTGATCTATCGATTTCACGtgaatttataaattaatatccttTAAATATATCTTTTGAAAAATAATACTATTTGTGCGGCCTATTATTAAATCCCAAAAGTATGGATATTTGTTAATCCATATGCTTTTATCATAATTTCTCAAAGATTTATCAACTAATATAAATAACTTAATATATGAAAAATCACATTGAGTCATTTGTTGGAAtcaatggaaaaagaaaaaaacttccTTTGTTGAGGTGAATAGCCTCAAATTTGGTAGGATTTTTGGAAGCCTTGGTGGTCTAGGTTTAAAATTTTTAATATTCATATAGATTTTACATTGAACTTTCTTTGTTTAAGAATAGAAGTAGCAAATTCATTAATGATCACAAACTCATAAATATTAGTTGTAGTTTATTAATAAAAGGAGATTTAGTacatttaataaaattttaactaATTTTGAAGTCCTAAAAATTAGGAAAATAACT
Proteins encoded in this window:
- the LOC104249108 gene encoding peroxisome biogenesis protein 16 isoform X1, translating into MEAYKRWVRRNRDYVRQLSSLASGMTWLLPERFAASEIGPEAVSSILGMVTTVNEHIIETAPTPARTSSAETSFLPLSLCLTLLRDLETLIEVVAEQLYGEDKKWNLIVLTEAAKVCVRLAAFRNTGYKMLLQGGETENLEDSGDSSPQESMGHLTKPIRNQGPGANHLQGWNSWNLEGRAMSALSNFGQNARTVSEPTWLRRVQQHQAILEPPTKVITKPSLSTFLSEKGTRGGLFVTGEIMFILRPLIYVFLVRKYGTRSWFPWFISLAVDLMGNSILSVITMPQDSRKDQHFQFSKSEKDELKRRKLLWVLYLMRDPFFSEYTRRRLENTQKIVEPVPVVGFFAEKFIELLIGAQTRYTYMSGS
- the LOC104249108 gene encoding peroxisome biogenesis protein 16 isoform X2, which gives rise to MVTTVNEHIIETAPTPARTSSAETSFLPLSLCLTLLRDLETLIEVVAEQLYGEDKKWNLIVLTEAAKVCVRLAAFRNTGYKMLLQGGETENLEDSGDSSPQESMGHLTKPIRNQGPGANHLQGWNSWNLEGRAMSALSNFGQNARTVSEPTWLRRVQQHQAILEPPTKVITKPSLSTFLSEKGTRGGLFVTGEIMFILRPLIYVFLVRKYGTRSWFPWFISLAVDLMGNSILSVITMPQDSRKDQHFQFSKSEKDELKRRKLLWVLYLMRDPFFSEYTRRRLENTQKIVEPVPVVGFFAEKFIELLIGAQTRYTYMSGS